One window of the Camarhynchus parvulus chromosome 2, STF_HiC, whole genome shotgun sequence genome contains the following:
- the LOC115912792 gene encoding proline-rich proteoglycan 2-like, giving the protein MGQSCPVPRKLECRSSQAPGSLPLPGGGSAAPAEGPRGPPRLAEDGSSSPHTASGPSGTHPGLPEPWGPAVPPSSATGRSLRPGGDNGHDDFTLQQCEQQRGTPPTSPRPPGRSRALSPQGSGSRPEAAPARRFRSTPHPPPRSGRRPPAEARAGGRRHRRAPRRPRPAADPPPVPVSRREEAALLRPPEPGAAQEAPPCV; this is encoded by the exons ATGGGCCAGA GTTGCCCGGTGCCCCGCAAGCTCGAGTGCCGGAGTTCCCAGGCCCCCGGCTCGCTGCCGCTgccgggcggcgggagcgcggcgcCGGCCGAGGGGCCCCGCGGCCCACCCAGGCTGGCGGAGGACGGCAGCTCCTCCCCGCACACGGCGTCGGGGCCGAGCGGGACCCACCCGGGGCTCCCCGAGCCCTGGGGGCCGGCCGTGCCCCCCTCCTCCGCCACGGGCCGCTCGCTCCGCCCGGGGGGAGACAATGGGCACGATGACTTCACCCTCCAGCAATGTGAGCAGCAGCGGGGGACGCCGCCGACTTCCCCCCGGCCCCCAGGACGCTCTCGGGCCCTCTCCCCCCAGGGCTCGGGCTCCCGCCCAGAGGCGGCTCCGGCTCGGAGGTTCCGCTCCACCCCTCACCCGCCGCCACGCTCAGGGCGGCGGCCGCCGGCGGAGGCCCGAGCCGGGGGACGCCGCCACCGCCGGGCCCCTcggcgcccccgccccgccgcggaCCCACCCCCGGTACCTGTGAGTCGGCGGGAGGAAGCGGCGCTGCTCCGCCCGCCCGAGCCCGGCGCCGCGCAGGAAGCGCCTCCGTGTGTGtga